Genomic DNA from Candidatus Koribacter versatilis Ellin345:
CCGAGAAGCTCTACCAGTGGTACGAGACGCACCTCGGCATTAAGCGTAGCGAATGGGGCGTCTCCTTCAAATGGGCTGATGATCCTCATGCCGCTGATGGCCAGACCGCGTGGTCGATTTTCAAATCCGACACCAAGTACTTCAATCCCAGCCAGGCGTCGTTCATGATGAATTTCCGTGTCGAAGGTCTCAAAGATATGCTGGCGAAAATGCGCTCGGAAGGCGCTCAGGTCGACGAGAAGTACGAAGAGACCGAGTACGGCAACTTCGGCTGGGTCATGGATCCTGACGGC
This window encodes:
- a CDS encoding VOC family protein, with product MRVTGFGGLFFKSPDPEKLYQWYETHLGIKRSEWGVSFKWADDPHAADGQTAWSIFKSDTKYFNPSQASFMMNFRVEGLKDMLAKMRSEGAQVDEKYEETEYGNFGWVMDPDGNRVELWEPKD